A single genomic interval of Candidatus Polarisedimenticolia bacterium harbors:
- a CDS encoding alkaline phosphatase family protein has translation MSRRWILPVVILVLLFAASLISVEPGTVGVLRGAAGGKSFLLESGLHFRIPFLQRLMAYPAGPFPLDFTLNLPAREGAPVPVQVHFEGLLIRDSLLEFSSRASGRNGPTVVREDLESLIGPWIARHTADEIPVQPLDLADEFRDRARKLGFQIKVLTVMRAPAGGAQPAARTPAPPAPGPRVRVALIGLDGADWQLISPLMERGKLPHLASLKKEGAWAEMRSMDPMLSPLLWTSAATGKLPEEHGVVDFMMRDPESGKRVPVGAASRRVQALWGILSGSGLSCDVVAWWATWPAETINGTMISDRVAYSLFSADGAPPPAGAVSPPEYSSRAARLKVGAESISAQDLAPFLEISARQLADLRKRAAADAALRARDPVLHLTRILAASRTYQAIALDLLDSRQPDFFAIYYQGIDEVSHRFAHFADPKMAMVSEADYRRFRGVVDAYYEYQDHQLGELLSRLDPSSLVLVLSDHGFKNGDARPRDHPPDIEGQPARWHRREGIFLAKGPMVAPGEKKAFSLLEVAPLVLSAEGLPTAQDMPGVVREDLYASEFALSRPRQPVSTYETRISPKAASPVAAADPASAQAQEAMEENLRSLGYIGSGKGGQEPTDTAFAHANLAGIYLQRGRTAEAEKEAKEALRIVPGYLPALVYLAEAYQRQGRFEEAIPPARQAISTDSPDRQPGIYLLLANLYVSAGKAGEGLSDLSTFLAQRGNESDLHSAFGILKAAGGDPAGAEAAFRQALRLDPAAQEPVKRLFDLYRKQGSPERLVSWMESLRKQNPDSAFHASYYALALDQAGRPKEAESAYRRALEKDPAHVGSLVNLGNLLARTRRFQEAIPLFRKAIDEDPRSTEGRVGLGAALSLAGKNDESVAVLEEGEKLGLSSPALYNALAMAYYQQRRKREAIVSLKRSLQLDPAQSSARSLLDEWQRP, from the coding sequence ATGTCGCGGCGCTGGATTCTGCCGGTCGTCATCCTGGTCCTCCTCTTCGCCGCCAGTCTCATCAGCGTGGAGCCCGGCACCGTGGGGGTCCTGCGCGGCGCCGCGGGCGGCAAGTCTTTCCTGCTCGAATCGGGCCTGCACTTCAGGATCCCGTTCCTGCAGCGTCTCATGGCTTATCCCGCCGGACCCTTTCCCCTCGACTTCACGCTCAATCTTCCCGCGCGCGAAGGGGCCCCGGTGCCGGTCCAGGTGCATTTCGAAGGCCTGCTCATCCGCGATTCCCTGCTCGAGTTCTCCTCGCGGGCCTCCGGCAGGAACGGTCCGACCGTGGTGCGCGAAGACCTGGAGTCCCTCATCGGCCCCTGGATCGCCCGGCACACCGCCGACGAGATCCCCGTGCAGCCGCTCGATCTGGCCGACGAGTTCCGCGACCGCGCCCGGAAGCTGGGCTTCCAGATCAAGGTGCTCACGGTCATGCGCGCCCCGGCCGGCGGAGCGCAGCCGGCGGCCCGCACACCCGCTCCCCCCGCGCCGGGACCCCGGGTCCGGGTGGCCCTGATAGGTCTCGACGGCGCCGATTGGCAGCTCATCTCCCCGTTGATGGAGCGCGGCAAGCTGCCGCACCTGGCGAGCCTGAAAAAGGAAGGTGCCTGGGCCGAGATGCGCTCCATGGATCCGATGCTTTCTCCGCTGCTGTGGACCAGCGCCGCCACGGGCAAGCTGCCCGAGGAGCATGGCGTGGTCGACTTCATGATGCGCGATCCGGAGAGCGGCAAGCGGGTCCCGGTGGGCGCCGCCTCGAGGCGCGTGCAGGCTTTGTGGGGAATTCTCTCGGGGTCGGGACTTTCCTGCGACGTGGTGGCCTGGTGGGCCACCTGGCCCGCGGAGACCATCAACGGCACGATGATCTCCGACCGGGTCGCCTATTCGCTGTTTTCCGCAGACGGTGCGCCGCCGCCGGCGGGGGCCGTCAGCCCTCCCGAATACTCCAGCCGGGCCGCCCGGCTCAAGGTCGGTGCCGAGAGCATCTCGGCCCAGGACCTGGCGCCCTTCCTGGAGATTTCCGCTCGACAGCTGGCCGATCTCAGAAAGCGCGCCGCCGCCGACGCGGCGCTGCGCGCCCGGGATCCGGTGCTGCACCTGACGCGCATCCTGGCGGCGAGCAGGACCTACCAGGCCATCGCCCTCGACCTTTTGGATAGCCGCCAGCCCGATTTCTTCGCCATCTACTACCAGGGGATCGACGAAGTCAGCCATCGCTTCGCGCATTTCGCCGACCCGAAGATGGCGATGGTGAGCGAAGCGGATTACCGGCGATTCCGCGGGGTGGTCGACGCCTACTACGAGTACCAGGATCACCAGCTGGGCGAGCTCCTCTCGCGCCTCGATCCCTCCAGTCTCGTCCTGGTGCTCTCGGATCACGGCTTCAAGAACGGCGATGCGCGCCCGCGCGACCACCCGCCCGATATCGAAGGCCAGCCGGCACGCTGGCACCGGCGGGAAGGGATCTTCCTGGCCAAAGGTCCGATGGTGGCGCCGGGAGAGAAGAAGGCCTTCTCGTTGCTGGAGGTGGCGCCCCTGGTCCTGTCGGCCGAAGGGCTGCCCACGGCGCAGGACATGCCCGGAGTGGTGCGCGAGGATCTCTACGCCTCGGAGTTTGCGCTCTCCCGCCCGCGCCAGCCGGTATCGACCTATGAGACGCGGATCAGCCCGAAGGCGGCATCACCGGTGGCGGCCGCCGATCCGGCCTCCGCGCAGGCGCAGGAGGCGATGGAAGAAAACCTCCGCTCCCTGGGCTACATCGGCTCAGGCAAGGGAGGCCAGGAGCCGACCGATACCGCGTTCGCGCATGCCAACCTGGCCGGCATCTACCTGCAGCGCGGGCGCACCGCCGAGGCGGAGAAGGAAGCGAAGGAAGCGCTGCGTATCGTCCCGGGCTATCTCCCGGCGCTGGTCTATCTCGCGGAGGCGTACCAGCGGCAGGGACGCTTCGAGGAGGCGATTCCCCCGGCACGCCAGGCAATCTCCACCGACAGTCCCGATCGGCAGCCCGGGATCTATCTCCTGCTCGCCAATCTCTACGTCTCCGCCGGCAAGGCGGGGGAGGGGTTGTCCGATCTCTCCACTTTCCTGGCGCAACGGGGCAACGAGAGCGACCTGCATTCCGCCTTCGGCATCCTCAAGGCGGCGGGCGGGGACCCCGCGGGCGCCGAAGCGGCCTTCCGCCAGGCCCTGCGCCTCGATCCCGCGGCGCAGGAGCCGGTGAAGCGACTGTTCGATCTGTATCGCAAGCAGGGAAGTCCCGAGCGATTGGTCTCCTGGATGGAGTCCCTCCGGAAGCAGAACCCGGATTCGGCTTTCCATGCGAGCTATTACGCTCTGGCCCTCGATCAGGCCGGCCGTCCGAAGGAGGCGGAGAGCGCCTACCGGCGCGCGCTCGAGAAGGATCCGGCGCACGTCGGGTCGCTCGTGAACCTGGGAAACCTCCTGGCGCGCACGCGCCGCTTCCAGGAAGCGATTCCGCTGTTCCGCAAGGCGATTGACGAGGATCCGCGCAGCACCGAGGGGCGCGTCGGACTGGGCGCGGCGCTGAGCCTGGCGGGGAAGAATGACGAATCCGTGGCCGTGCTGGAAGAAGGGGAGAAGCTGGGGCTGTCCTCTCCGGCGCTGTACAACGCCCTCGCGATGGCTTACTACCAGCAACGCCGCAAGCGGGAAGCG
- a CDS encoding DUF2752 domain-containing protein, with protein sequence MEAPARAPGAAAPIPILPILGVSTLLAAVAARLHLLSLAGGIHLPLFCPFRQITGWPCPTCGSTRALAALTQGRLIEALSFNPLVAAVALFLVAAAMVSLACRSLHVELPAPPRPGPALSRLLRAGALGLILVNWSFLILRS encoded by the coding sequence ATGGAAGCGCCCGCTCGGGCGCCGGGCGCCGCGGCGCCGATTCCGATCCTGCCAATCCTGGGTGTCTCGACCCTGCTCGCGGCGGTCGCGGCACGCCTTCACCTCCTGTCGCTCGCCGGCGGAATCCACCTCCCGCTGTTCTGCCCTTTCCGGCAGATTACCGGCTGGCCCTGTCCCACCTGCGGCTCCACCCGCGCTCTCGCGGCCCTCACGCAGGGGCGGCTGATCGAGGCGCTCTCCTTCAACCCGCTGGTCGCCGCCGTCGCCCTGTTCCTGGTGGCCGCCGCGATGGTGAGCCTGGCCTGCAGGTCGCTGCACGTCGAGCTTCCCGCGCCGCCGCGGCCGGGCCCCGCGCTGAGCCGGCTCCTGCGGGCCGGCGCCCTCGGGCTCATCCTTGTTAATTGGTCCTTCCTGATCCTTCGATCCTGA
- a CDS encoding diguanylate cyclase yields the protein MPIGAQILTILTAAGALLLGVALLARRRVAQHRQRAEAAEERARSYLKLLEGISRTAKTPLVGDVDANRASSAPPSTEAPRAIPSDSRYLFVSFEEEIRRARGRGAPLTLLTISLENAQASDAGDPEPYDRLLRGVALAVRGQMRGCDTCIRYAADEFILILPGVSREESRRVEARLRVAVHGVRYESPAGARLARARLGSATFPEDGATFDQILTLADNRRLQDGDPRRDLPPRAAPTAFRIPPPALSRN from the coding sequence ATGCCGATCGGGGCGCAGATCCTGACGATTCTCACCGCCGCCGGCGCGCTTCTTTTGGGAGTGGCCTTGCTGGCGCGGCGCCGCGTGGCGCAGCACCGGCAGCGGGCCGAAGCGGCCGAAGAAAGGGCCAGGTCCTACCTGAAGCTGCTGGAGGGGATCTCACGGACCGCGAAGACTCCGCTCGTGGGGGACGTGGACGCGAATCGCGCCTCGAGCGCTCCGCCTTCCACGGAAGCTCCGCGCGCCATTCCTTCGGATTCCCGCTACCTCTTCGTTTCCTTCGAGGAGGAAATTCGCCGGGCGCGCGGGCGGGGTGCTCCCCTCACGCTGCTGACCATCTCCCTGGAGAACGCGCAGGCGAGCGATGCCGGGGATCCCGAACCCTACGATCGGCTGCTGCGCGGCGTCGCCCTGGCGGTGCGCGGGCAGATGCGGGGGTGCGACACCTGCATCCGCTACGCCGCCGACGAATTCATTCTGATCCTCCCGGGAGTGTCGCGTGAGGAATCGCGCCGCGTCGAGGCCCGGCTGCGGGTGGCGGTCCACGGCGTGCGCTACGAATCTCCCGCCGGAGCCCGCCTGGCGCGCGCGCGCCTGGGGAGTGCCACCTTTCCCGAAGACGGCGCCACTTTTGATCAGATTCTTACGCTGGCCGACAACCGGCGCCTGCAGGACGGCGACCCACGACGTGATCTTCCCCCGCGAGCGGCGCCCACCGCCTTCCGCATTCCCCCTCCGGCTCTCAGCAGGAACTGA
- a CDS encoding YIP1 family protein — protein MYCPGCGKELAEGFAGSSCPFCGATLKSGSSIPSGAPLEGIPWERRGELGFMTALTQNLRACLFDPSAFYTAMPKRENVGAALAYVVLLGWVGGLGGLLWDRISQGFWRQALQNLGVPAQERQLDPAMMAALSIGFAVLLPLFIAISVFIISGIFHVSLWIVGGATHGYEATLRTHAYAAGSTALFQWIPFCGGLIALIWSLVLQIYGFSRVHEIPGGKAAIAVFLPVLLCCMLIVACIILFATFFAAMFQGMSA, from the coding sequence ATGTATTGTCCCGGATGCGGCAAGGAGTTGGCGGAAGGTTTCGCGGGATCTTCCTGCCCGTTCTGTGGAGCTACCCTGAAATCCGGCAGTTCCATTCCCTCCGGCGCGCCTCTCGAAGGGATTCCCTGGGAGCGGCGCGGCGAGTTGGGCTTCATGACCGCCCTGACGCAGAATCTCAGGGCCTGCCTGTTCGATCCCTCCGCCTTCTACACGGCGATGCCGAAGCGGGAGAACGTGGGCGCCGCCTTGGCCTACGTCGTGCTCCTCGGATGGGTCGGCGGACTGGGAGGCCTCCTCTGGGATCGGATAAGCCAGGGCTTCTGGCGGCAGGCCTTGCAGAACCTTGGGGTGCCGGCGCAGGAGCGGCAGCTGGATCCCGCGATGATGGCGGCCCTGAGCATCGGCTTTGCCGTGCTGCTCCCGCTGTTCATCGCCATCTCCGTGTTCATCATCTCCGGCATCTTCCACGTCTCGCTCTGGATTGTGGGAGGCGCCACGCACGGGTACGAAGCCACCCTGCGCACTCACGCCTACGCCGCGGGGAGCACCGCGCTGTTCCAGTGGATACCATTCTGCGGCGGACTGATTGCCCTGATCTGGTCGCTGGTCCTGCAGATTTACGGCTTCTCACGGGTGCACGAGATCCCCGGGGGCAAGGCGGCGATCGCCGTCTTCCTGCCCGTGCTGCTCTGCTGCATGCTCATCGTGGCCTGTATCATTCTGTTCGCCACCTTCTTCGCGGCCATGTTCCAGGGAATGTCGGCCTGA